In Symbiobacterium terraclitae, the genomic stretch GCGGGCCAGCACGAAGGCCAGGAGCGTCGAGGGGACGTACTGGCAGTTCTCGATGGCGCTGATGGTCTGCCGGGTGACGCCGGCCCTGTCCGCCAGCTCCTGCTGTGTCACATGCTGTTCGGTTCGGACCGCGCGCAGGTGGTTCCGCAGTTCATACCTAGCCACAACATCATCACCCTTCGCCCCAATTGTACGGGGATTCGGCCGGGATGTAAAGTATGGCGGACATTTTCCCGCGGAGAGTCCCCTTGGGACGCGGCCGGTGCTGTCGGAACGGGAAGAACCCGCAAAGAAAGGTTGGCCGGTTCACTCCTGCGGTTTCAGGAGTGAACCGGCCGACCGGCGATTAACGCATCAGTCATCGCCCAGGGCGGGGTGCGCCTGCAGGGGCTGGAACTCGGGGTAGGCCTGCACGCCGTGCTTGGCGTCGAGGCCGGTGAGCTCATCCTCCCGGGAGACCCGGAGCCCCACGGTCGCCCGGATGACGGCGAAGATGATCAGGCACGCGGTGAAGCTGAAGGCGAAGACCGCCACGGAACCCAGCGCCTGCACGCCGAGCAGCTGCGCACCGCCGCCCATCAGCAGCCCTTCCGTCTCGTGGAAGAGGCCCACCGCCAGGGTGCCCCAGAGGCCGGCGAACCCGTGCACCGGTATGGCGCCCACGGCGTCGTCGATTCTGAACCGCTCCAGCAGCGCCGTTCCGGGGGCCAGCAGCAGTCCGGCGACGGTGCCGATGAGGACGGCAGAGGCCGGGGAGACGAACGCGGTGCCGGCGGTGATGCCCACCAGCCCGGCGAGGGCGCCGTTCAGGGCGGCCTCCACTTCCCAGGTGCGGGTGCGGATATAGGCGCTGAGCACGGCGGCCAGGGCGCCGGCGGCTGCGCCGAGGTTGGTGGTGACGGCGATGCGCCCGATGTTCAGGTCGGTGGCGGCCAGGGTGCTGCCCGGGTTGAAGCCGAACCAGCCGAACCAGAGAATGAAGACGCCGAGGGCGGCCAGCACGAGGTTATGACCGGTGATCTTGCGGGGCCGCCCCTGCCTGTCGAACCGGCCGATCCGGGGACCCAGGAGCAGGAGGCCGGCCAGCGAGGCCCACGCACCCACGGAGTGCACCACGGTGGAGCCGGCGAAGTCGAGGAAGCCGAGCCGGGCGAGCCAGCCGCCGCCCCAGATCCAGTGGCCCGCCACCGGATAGACCAGCAGCGTGATGGCCGTGCTGAAGAGCAGGTATGCCGAGAACTTGGTGCGCTCGGCCATCGCCCCGGAGACGATGGTAGCCGTGGTGCCCGCGAAGGTGGTCTGGAACCAGAGGAAGACCAGGAACGGAATGCCCAGCCCCAGGTGGGCGAAGCTGGACTCCGGTGCACCCAGGCCGCCGAGCCCGATCAGCCCGCCGGCGTCGGCCCCGAACATCAGGCCGAAGCCCACCGCCCAGAACCCCAGGGAGGCCACCACGAAGTCCATCAGGTTCTTCAGCACGATGTTCCCCGCGTTCTTGGAGCGAGTGAACCCGGCCTCCACCATCGCGAAACCCGCCTGCATGAAAAACACCAGAGAGGCCGCCACCATGGTCCACGCTGCGTTGATCGCCATGATCAAACCATCCAGGTTCATCGCTCCAGCCCTCCTTCGCGTTTGCCGAATGTAAGGATTTCTTACATCCTTCACAATCGGCCTCGGCGAAGATGCTAGCACCGATCTGGTACTAGGTCAATATTTTGTCAGTTTGTTAAACATCCTGACACGGGCTGGAATCCTGAGGAAAGCGCGGCGCTACTCGGTGCTCAGGTCGGCCCCGGCCTGCTGCGCTGCAGGTACGATTGCCAGGAACTGACGCCGGCAGTCCAGCATCAGCCCCATCACCTCCGCCGCCTCGCCGGCCTGGTCCGCGTCCAGGAGGATGCGGTGGTAGACCCCCAGCAGTTCGGTCAGGTCCCGCTCCTCCCGGTCGCCGATCGGGAGGAGCCGCACCCGGGCGCCCTTGGCGAGCCGCCGACGGATCGCGGCCTCGTCCAGCCCCAGCGCCGGCTGCAGCCGCACGTAGACCACGCCGCCGGTCATGCCGGAGCAGATCCACGGACCCGGGTCGCCGAGCACGACGGCCCGCCCCCGGGTCATATACTCGAAGGCGAATCCCTTCAGGTTTGAGCGGGTGCCAATGGAGCCCAGGTCGTCCTGCAGCGGCCCGCGCAGGCGGCCGCCGAGGATCAGGTCGGCGCCCGAGAGGCGGATGCCGCAGCGAGCGTCGGCGTCCCCCTGCACGACGAAGAGGCCCCGCTGGGCGCCGTAGGCGAAGGACTTGCCCACCGCCCCGCCCACGAGGCTGCCGAACCGGTTTCTGTGCTTCAGGATCACCACCTGTCCGCCGAGGAGCCCCTTGCCGACGCCGTCCTGCGCGCCGCCCTGCACCCGGATGGAGACCCCCCGGGTGGAGAACGCGGCCAGGCCGTTGCCGGCCACGGAGCCCGGGGCGACGTCGATCACGGCCTCGAAGTCCGCGGGCAGGTCGGGCAGCCCGCCGCCCTCCAGGGCGGGCCGCACGCGGGC encodes the following:
- a CDS encoding ammonium transporter, which codes for MNLDGLIMAINAAWTMVAASLVFFMQAGFAMVEAGFTRSKNAGNIVLKNLMDFVVASLGFWAVGFGLMFGADAGGLIGLGGLGAPESSFAHLGLGIPFLVFLWFQTTFAGTTATIVSGAMAERTKFSAYLLFSTAITLLVYPVAGHWIWGGGWLARLGFLDFAGSTVVHSVGAWASLAGLLLLGPRIGRFDRQGRPRKITGHNLVLAALGVFILWFGWFGFNPGSTLAATDLNIGRIAVTTNLGAAAGALAAVLSAYIRTRTWEVEAALNGALAGLVGITAGTAFVSPASAVLIGTVAGLLLAPGTALLERFRIDDAVGAIPVHGFAGLWGTLAVGLFHETEGLLMGGGAQLLGVQALGSVAVFAFSFTACLIIFAVIRATVGLRVSREDELTGLDAKHGVQAYPEFQPLQAHPALGDD
- a CDS encoding helix-turn-helix transcriptional regulator; protein product: MARYELRNHLRAVRTEQHVTQQELADRAGVTRQTISAIENCQYVPSTLLAFVLARCLGKTVTELFYLEEVSAGEKG